The window AGCGGTTTCGCGATGGCGATGCCGTTCTGCGGAACGACCGAGTCAGCCTGTTGCCACTGTTTTCTGTTCTGTTGATAGTCACTAGTGATCGTGTTCGTGACGAATATACTCCTGGCGTTCGGATCGAAGGGCTCACCATCGACTGTCCATGTTGCTGGTCCATTCGCTTCAGTCGAAACGATGCCACCGGTCACGTAGAACGCGTACACTTTTCCTGCTGGAACCGTCCCGGTGGCGACCGCCGAATTCGGCGGTCGTCTCGGTTCCCCGTTCGGCCCCCACGACATGGTTATCGTCGCGCCGTCGTTGCCCGCCGGGAGGGCGTAGTCCCCTGCTGTAATCCGATAGGTCGTTGCACTATTGTTGCCCTTGTTGTCGATACGGACGAGCTGTGACGGTTCCATCGGCACTTCTCCCAGCGGTGGTGGACTCGGTAGCGGGGGTGTCGTATCCGGCGCTGTCGGGTTGCCGCCGATCGTCATCCGCTCGCTCACGTAGGACGAATCGGTCGCCGCACCGCTACCGCCCAGAACGCCAGAGACGGTCCCCCACGTGTCCGGAAGCTGCTCGAGCGAGATGGCGTACTGTGAGTTGTGATCGTTGCGAACGTGAACGTTCTGAAGCTGGAGATACTCCAGGTTGGGTGTCGTCCCATCGCTCATCCTTCCGTTCAGCGTGTAGATGGCGTCGTGGCCTTTCCTGGAGTCGTAGCTGATACGAACGTTCTGAACGTCGATGCGCTGGCACGGCGTCGGCGCCGTGATGGCTCCACCGCAACTGCTGTCCGAATACCGGTGATAGAAGTCGCTGTCAGCGACGGTGAGCGTTCCGTCGTAGGTGTTGATACCCGCCGACGAATCCGCCGGATCAGTGGCTTCCGCGTTCACGCCGCGCTGGAGCGACCCGTTCGACCACGCCTGTCGAGGGTGCTGGTCGTCTTTTATCGAGACGTGGTTTTGGACGTCGGTGTTGCCACCGAGTCGCAGTCCATTCTGTGAATTACGGACATAGCAGTTCAGTATTTTCAGCCTCCCTGCGGGTTTCTTGGCGTATATCGTGTTTTCGCCCCAGTTTTCGAACCAACATCGGTTGAACGTGAGCGCGCCCGCTGCCGACTCGACCAGGATGGCTCGGCGATTGCCCGCTTCCGTCGGCTCGCACGCTCCCTCGTGGAAGTAGCAATCCTGTAGGAGACCGCGCTTTCCCGCCGCTGCGGACAGTCGAAAGTACGTTCGTGCCTCGCTCGAACTGTTCGACCCGACGTTCGTGTCCGTGGCTGCTCGGACTCGACCACGGGTGATGAGCCGTCTGAGTTCCCAGTTCCCTGACTCGGAGTTCATTCGGACGAAGGGTGGGAGGGGGGTGTTTCGCATGTCGAGTTCGAAACCATCCAGCACGAACCCGTTCGAGGAGACATCTATCCAGCGCTGATTGTCGTCCGACACTCCGGGGACGAGACGTGCTCCATCTGGCGCGATGAGTTCGAAGTCATCCGTCCCTGACGGGACGACAAGTTCGTTGAGCTTGTACGTGCCTGGCGGGAAGATGACGGTCGTATCACCACCGATGAGACCGTTGAGAACGGAATCGATCGCGGTGCCTCCGGTATCGTCCGCGCCTTGATTCACGATGTCGTAGGTCGGCATTTAGATCCTTCCTCCGGATGGATCGCACGCGTCTTTCGGTCGGATCGCTGCGGTTGGCGTCTGACTCGTTGGCGGTGTATTTTCGCTTTGGTGTTCGATTATTTCTCTCCGACGCATGTCTTGATCAAACACTGTCCAGAACATTGTTATACAGAGCCTGAAGGTAAAATGTTGAGTTCAAGGACACCATAACAAAGCGTCTATTCGTTGGGTTTAAATCTGTGAAATATGAGTGAAAAACGCCACACATCGGAGTACGGAAACACTCGTCGAACGTTTCTGAAAACTATCGGCACTGTAACGACTGTCGCAGGGTACGGCGGTATTTCCATCGCTCGACGTGAGGGGCGTTCGAACTGGGCCCGCCCCGACGGTTGGACTGGCCCTCGGTCGGGTCCGGGACGAACAGGAACCACCGATGATCGCGGCCCGACGCCATATCCCGTGACCGATTGGAAGACGGATTTGGACGGGAGCATGTACCATTCCGAACCCATCGTTGCCGACGACACGCTGTACCTCGCCGTGACGACGAACGACACGCCCGGGGAATTCAGCGGAAGTTTCGGCGCGTACGATCTCGAAAGCGGCGTTGCGAAATGGACCCGTTCGGACATCCCTGCCCCAAAAACGCCCACAGTCGGCGACGAGATGATTTACATCGCGACGAAAGTTCCGGAAACGTCCGATTCTGACGACGTCGGATTCTACGCACTCGACGCGGACAGCGGCGACACGATGTGGTCTCGCACGGACCACGACTATTGGTCCCCACCGGTGGTCACGGAAGATCGAATATATACGTCGAACAAGAATGCAACGTTCGCATTCGACCGTATGACTGGGGAGACCGTCTGGGAAGCGGATGGCGTCGACAGCCTATCCGATGATATCGACGACGCGCTGAGTTACACCGATGGGACCGTTTTCGTCAGCGACGGCACCGCGCTGGACGCGGAAGACGGCTCGACCGAGTGGCAGGTAAAACCCGAGCGGGGTACGCTCGGAAACCCGTCGGTTCGTGACGGGTTGGTTTACTACACGAGAAACGAGTATCTCGTAGGGGACGACGACCGCATTCGGGTCCAAGCACGGTCGGCGGACACCGGAGAAATGGAGTGGTCGTATCGGGAGACCGAAAACGCGTGGGACGGCCGACCCGCCGTCACGCAACGACACATATTCGTCGTCGATTCGGACAGCGACGGGTCGGCGGTAACGGCGCTCGATTCAAAAACAGGTGACGTGGCGTGGACGACGGAAATCCCGGGTGCATTCTTCAGCAGTCCGGTCGTCGGTGACGGAACGATATACCTCGGCGGGCAGTACGTTTCGGAGTCCGACCCATCCGAAGGCAAAGCGCTCATCTACGCGCTCGACAGTGCGACGGGCAACCGAAAATGGTCG of the Haladaptatus caseinilyticus genome contains:
- a CDS encoding PQQ-binding-like beta-propeller repeat protein, coding for MSEKRHTSEYGNTRRTFLKTIGTVTTVAGYGGISIARREGRSNWARPDGWTGPRSGPGRTGTTDDRGPTPYPVTDWKTDLDGSMYHSEPIVADDTLYLAVTTNDTPGEFSGSFGAYDLESGVAKWTRSDIPAPKTPTVGDEMIYIATKVPETSDSDDVGFYALDADSGDTMWSRTDHDYWSPPVVTEDRIYTSNKNATFAFDRMTGETVWEADGVDSLSDDIDDALSYTDGTVFVSDGTALDAEDGSTEWQVKPERGTLGNPSVRDGLVYYTRNEYLVGDDDRIRVQARSADTGEMEWSYRETENAWDGRPAVTQRHIFVVDSDSDGSAVTALDSKTGDVAWTTEIPGAFFSSPVVGDGTIYLGGQYVSESDPSEGKALIYALDSATGNRKWSYLLDSGDLETSPEDPPAAGTPVVSDGKLYAATYPAGSTLDYRYVYYSNFFVLDSCAERPDEDHRLPVDEGPDDGTDVPTPEACIEAISNIDWDDLDAGDLLQLDASCSIGRGLQFEWDIGGDGQYEDSGSSISVTVPRCGSLTVKLRITDTNDDTDSTSISLSSN